From a region of the Desulfobacterales bacterium genome:
- a CDS encoding BMP family ABC transporter substrate-binding protein yields MKNFFLIIFCIFFSLVQICNSEELPIKLKAGFIYVSPVKDGGWSYAHDLGRKFIEQIPGVKTSFIESVAENAYAENVLTYLAKTDHKLIFATSFGHMDSVTKVATQFPNVIFMHCSGYNPAKNIGTYFGRIYEARYLTGIVAGGMTKSNILGYVAAYPIPEVIRGINAFTLGALSVNPKVQVHVIWTKSWYNPFIEKKAALTLLENGADVIAQHQDSPACQIMAQEKGVYSIGYNLDMSAFAPKSHLTAPIWNWGAIYKYIVTQVIDGAWKSEDIWWGMKENVVDIAPLASIVPKELQEKVTSAKEKIIEGSLTVFEGSILDQKGNTRFIQEQKATDQEMRAMNWFVKGVVGIID; encoded by the coding sequence ATGAAAAATTTTTTTCTAATAATATTTTGTATTTTTTTTAGTCTTGTTCAAATCTGTAATTCTGAAGAACTTCCTATTAAACTTAAAGCGGGCTTTATTTACGTTTCTCCGGTAAAAGATGGAGGATGGTCTTATGCTCATGACCTCGGAAGAAAATTCATTGAGCAAATTCCGGGCGTTAAAACTTCTTTTATTGAGTCTGTCGCTGAAAATGCCTATGCTGAAAATGTTTTAACTTATTTAGCAAAGACTGACCATAAACTAATTTTTGCAACGAGTTTTGGGCATATGGATTCTGTAACAAAGGTTGCTACACAATTTCCAAATGTGATTTTCATGCATTGCTCAGGATATAACCCAGCTAAAAATATAGGAACATATTTTGGCCGTATTTATGAAGCACGCTATCTTACAGGAATTGTAGCTGGAGGTATGACTAAGAGTAATATTTTAGGATATGTTGCAGCTTATCCTATTCCTGAAGTTATTAGAGGCATTAATGCTTTTACACTTGGAGCTTTATCCGTAAATCCAAAAGTTCAAGTTCATGTTATTTGGACTAAAAGTTGGTATAATCCGTTTATAGAAAAAAAAGCCGCTCTAACTCTATTAGAAAATGGAGCTGATGTTATAGCTCAACACCAGGATTCACCAGCCTGCCAGATAATGGCGCAGGAAAAAGGAGTCTATTCTATCGGATACAATCTTGATATGAGCGCGTTTGCTCCAAAATCCCATCTAACAGCTCCAATTTGGAACTGGGGAGCTATTTATAAGTATATAGTTACTCAAGTAATTGATGGTGCTTGGAAAAGTGAAGATATATGGTGGGGAATGAAAGAAAATGTGGTTGACATAGCTCCACTTGCATCTATTGTACCAAAAGAGCTTCAAGAAAAAGTTACTAGTGCAAAAGAGAAAATAATCGAAGGGAGTTTGACTGTTTTTGAAGGTTCTATTCTTGATCAAAAAGGAAATACTCGATTTATTCAAGAACAAAAAGCAACTGACCAAGAAATGCGAGCTATGAACTGGTTTGTAAAAGGAGTCGTTGGGATAATAGATTAA
- a CDS encoding transporter substrate-binding domain-containing protein: MKKGIIILVLLGLTFFPMVSESQTEKIILGFIDQDDFPMTMTNTTGLNFELLKLVEENLGIEFTFVMLPWKRCFFELQQNKINGLIGASFKEERMEYGSYPMTADNKLDNSKRLYDASYSLYKLKGDNLSWNGTEFVNLNNRKIGSILGYSIVDTLKNLKVDVDDGAKTSKQNLDKMIKGRICASVLMTTDTDFVLKTNKSYSEKIEKVDLPVSAKPYFLMLSHQFVKEHPETAEKIWTKIKDLRDSKEYEDKKDAFFSSQTEF; encoded by the coding sequence ATGAAAAAAGGAATTATAATTTTAGTATTATTAGGTTTAACATTTTTCCCTATGGTTTCTGAATCGCAAACCGAAAAAATAATTCTCGGTTTTATCGATCAAGATGACTTTCCAATGACAATGACAAATACGACAGGTTTAAATTTTGAATTATTAAAACTCGTAGAAGAAAATTTAGGAATAGAATTTACGTTCGTTATGCTTCCATGGAAAAGATGTTTCTTTGAATTACAACAGAATAAAATTAACGGTTTAATTGGAGCAAGCTTCAAAGAAGAAAGAATGGAATACGGAAGTTATCCTATGACAGCTGATAATAAACTCGATAATTCAAAAAGACTATATGATGCATCATATTCCCTTTATAAGTTAAAAGGCGATAACCTTAGTTGGAACGGAACAGAGTTTGTGAATCTTAATAATAGAAAGATTGGTTCTATTTTAGGTTATTCGATCGTTGATACTTTAAAAAATTTAAAAGTAGATGTCGATGACGGAGCAAAGACATCTAAACAAAATCTTGATAAAATGATTAAAGGAAGAATATGCGCTTCAGTTCTTATGACGACTGACACTGATTTTGTACTAAAAACGAATAAATCATATTCGGAAAAAATTGAAAAAGTGGATTTGCCAGTATCAGCTAAACCATATTTTTTGATGCTTTCACATCAGTTTGTAAAAGAACATCCAGAAACAGCCGAAAAAATTTGGACTAAAATAAAAGATCTTCGAGATTCAAAAGAATATGAAGACAAGAAAGATGCGTTTTTTTCTTCACAAACTGAGTTTTAG
- a CDS encoding PAS domain-containing protein, which translates to MISANLGKKDNEVCDCLQTFVYQIPNNEVISMNNNIAADTQTDFLVQILDSLPHPLYVIDVNDYTIQYANKEAKLNGMNGYGLNCYAVTHGNAAPCNDRDHICPLTEIKKTKKPVIVEHIHYDKNGRERYIDIHAYPVFNQDGQLVQIVECFLDVSERKIVEEQLRRSQKMEAIGTMTAGIAHEFNNILYIIMGYTEFLLNNDRLTNEDILQEILKASERGSTLIKGLLTFSRKIESECNLHNLNIEIKKITEMLRRIVPKTINIKLDLVDDLVATNVNLEQIGQVLINLALNSKDAMPNGGQITIKSENIIVNESSQYTPLKMEKGQYVLLTFSDTGHGMDTEIKNRIFDPFFTTKEVGKGTGLGLSIVFGIIKNHNGYIFCESEPKIGTTIKIYLPAYD; encoded by the coding sequence ATGATTTCAGCAAATTTAGGAAAAAAAGACAATGAGGTCTGTGATTGCCTCCAAACTTTCGTTTATCAAATTCCTAATAACGAAGTAATTTCTATGAATAATAATATCGCTGCTGATACGCAAACTGATTTTTTAGTTCAAATATTAGATTCCCTCCCTCATCCTTTATATGTGATAGATGTAAACGATTATACCATTCAATATGCAAATAAAGAGGCTAAGCTTAACGGAATGAATGGATACGGTTTAAATTGCTATGCTGTTACACATGGAAATGCTGCTCCGTGCAACGATAGAGACCATATTTGTCCACTTACTGAAATAAAAAAAACAAAAAAGCCTGTTATAGTGGAACATATTCATTATGACAAAAATGGAAGGGAACGATACATAGATATTCATGCCTATCCTGTATTTAACCAAGATGGACAATTAGTTCAAATAGTTGAATGTTTTTTAGACGTTTCTGAGCGTAAGATAGTAGAAGAGCAACTTAGACGATCTCAAAAAATGGAAGCAATTGGCACTATGACAGCAGGCATCGCTCATGAATTCAACAATATTCTTTATATAATCATGGGCTACACCGAATTTTTACTAAATAATGACAGGCTTACGAATGAAGATATATTGCAAGAAATATTAAAAGCATCAGAAAGAGGATCGACTTTAATCAAAGGACTTCTTACATTTAGTCGTAAGATTGAAAGCGAATGTAATCTTCACAACCTTAATATTGAAATAAAAAAAATAACAGAAATGTTAAGGCGCATAGTTCCTAAAACGATTAATATAAAACTTGATCTTGTTGACGATCTGGTTGCTACAAATGTGAATTTGGAACAAATAGGACAGGTTTTGATAAATTTAGCTCTTAATTCTAAAGATGCTATGCCTAATGGTGGACAAATAACTATAAAATCAGAGAATATTATTGTTAATGAATCATCTCAATACACACCTTTAAAAATGGAAAAAGGTCAATATGTGTTATTAACATTTTCAGATACCGGACATGGAATGGATACGGAAATAAAAAACCGAATTTTCGATCCGTTTTTTACAACAAAAGAAGTCGGAAAAGGTACTGGTCTTGGATTATCGATAGTTTTCGGTATCATAAAAAATCATAATGGCTATATTTTCTGCGAAAGTGAGCCAAAGATCGGAACGACGATTAAAATTTATTTACCAGCTTATGATTAA
- a CDS encoding PAS domain S-box protein, with the protein MAFIILFIFFVVIFFVLNYTASKYLTSAKIDEMSYISKIAIDDIHDTHQDAIKHIRNFITTPDIKENITTSLTFNAHISSSDTISLSALNSRIYLLKQITRLYNCSDLARISLYRLSSHNDIFSLIFYSDKKNVFIPIPTICSEFKILNDDYNEFLLKDLTLDSIKSIGELEKFYIEKGLKITDNFTFNPEYEIDRNNKYDIKTKIILDENSITLRMMCPLIFEKSEGLLILDKVLDIQFLKLLKEKIEKNIGFTVGNKIIESTLNINIFFINDPNILELKGEKFYYKNIICFDKKTFDEDIGIAVFNSVSDINDITKKIRFRIALILLICILVLLIAILTLTQKIIIQPLITLEENASEIAKGNLDKTINIKRLDELGSLAQSFIEMKNSVSQKIHDLERNEARFRALVESTSDWIWEMNSKHVYTYCSPKIKDLLGYEPDEVVGNTPSNFMISTEGHQLSEFCGKLKKNRFPFKGMENIFIHKDARPIVIETSGVPILDEKGNYLGHRGVSRDITERKKIIESLQIKDFAISCSISAISISDLSGELKYANQACLKLWGYDNIDEVIGKPITMFWDGKQKAIDILHIIQKEGCWIGNAKGKRKDGTIFPAQVMGSLVENDYGDPVCMIGSFLDISELKNAEHLMRIEDKMSSLGRIASGIAHEIRSPLSALNMFISALKKILIDFENIKAADIKKMEKVINNIQAASNKIEIIIKKIMDFTRPSAPKFKLSCINNSIDKAVDLCEAFIKKSGIKIETSLYSNLPSSYIDSNMMEQVFVNLINNAAQAMINQNENQNQNQKRIEIKTLHDNDNIIISISDSGSGIPLSIQEKIFDPFFTTKNDGTGIGLSIVYRIITDHQGKIEINKNKNDGAEFIIYLPIFK; encoded by the coding sequence ATGGCTTTTATAATTCTATTTATTTTCTTTGTAGTAATATTTTTTGTTCTTAACTATACAGCGTCTAAATACTTAACTTCGGCAAAAATTGATGAGATGTCTTATATATCTAAAATAGCAATAGACGACATACATGATACTCATCAAGATGCAATTAAACATATCCGTAATTTTATTACTACTCCTGATATTAAAGAAAATATAACTACATCATTAACTTTTAATGCTCACATCTCATCATCAGATACGATATCATTATCAGCTTTAAATTCAAGAATATACCTTTTAAAACAAATAACACGATTATATAATTGTTCGGATTTAGCACGAATTAGTCTTTATAGGCTATCTTCGCATAATGATATCTTTTCACTTATATTTTATAGTGATAAAAAAAATGTATTTATTCCGATTCCAACAATATGTTCGGAATTTAAAATTCTTAATGATGATTATAATGAGTTTTTATTAAAAGATTTAACCTTAGATAGCATTAAAAGCATTGGCGAGTTAGAAAAATTTTATATAGAAAAAGGACTAAAAATAACGGATAACTTTACATTTAACCCGGAATACGAGATAGATAGAAATAATAAATATGATATAAAAACAAAAATTATCTTAGATGAAAATTCAATAACTCTTAGGATGATGTGTCCATTAATATTTGAAAAATCTGAAGGCTTACTTATATTAGACAAAGTACTTGATATTCAATTTTTAAAATTACTAAAAGAAAAAATAGAAAAAAATATAGGTTTTACAGTAGGAAACAAAATTATAGAATCTACTCTAAATATTAATATTTTTTTTATAAACGACCCAAATATTTTAGAACTTAAAGGTGAAAAATTTTATTATAAGAATATTATTTGTTTTGATAAAAAAACTTTTGATGAAGATATAGGAATCGCTGTTTTCAATTCTGTATCGGATATTAACGATATTACAAAAAAAATACGGTTTAGAATAGCCTTAATACTTCTTATTTGTATATTAGTTCTTCTCATTGCTATTTTAACGTTAACTCAAAAAATTATAATACAGCCTTTAATAACGCTTGAAGAAAATGCCTCTGAAATAGCGAAAGGCAATTTAGATAAAACCATTAATATAAAAAGGCTTGATGAGCTTGGAAGCTTAGCTCAAAGCTTTATTGAAATGAAAAATTCTGTTTCCCAAAAAATTCATGATTTAGAAAGAAATGAAGCGAGATTTAGGGCATTAGTAGAATCTACGAGTGATTGGATATGGGAGATGAACAGCAAACATGTTTATACTTATTGCAGTCCTAAAATTAAGGATTTACTCGGATATGAGCCCGATGAAGTTGTAGGTAACACTCCTTCAAATTTTATGATTTCTACAGAAGGTCATCAATTAAGTGAATTTTGTGGAAAACTTAAAAAAAACAGGTTTCCATTTAAAGGTATGGAAAATATTTTTATTCATAAAGATGCAAGGCCTATTGTAATTGAAACGAGCGGAGTTCCTATTTTAGATGAAAAAGGAAATTATCTTGGGCATAGGGGAGTATCAAGGGATATAACCGAAAGAAAAAAAATTATTGAATCTCTTCAAATTAAAGATTTTGCTATCTCCTGTTCAATCTCAGCCATTTCAATATCTGATCTTTCAGGCGAACTTAAATACGCTAATCAAGCATGTTTAAAGCTTTGGGGATATGATAATATTGATGAAGTAATAGGAAAGCCAATTACAATGTTTTGGGACGGAAAACAAAAAGCAATAGATATTCTCCACATAATACAAAAAGAGGGATGCTGGATAGGTAATGCTAAAGGTAAAAGAAAGGATGGAACAATATTTCCAGCTCAAGTGATGGGAAGTTTAGTTGAAAATGATTATGGAGATCCTGTTTGTATGATAGGTTCTTTTTTAGATATTTCTGAATTAAAAAATGCTGAACACCTAATGCGAATAGAAGATAAAATGAGCTCATTAGGGAGAATAGCGAGCGGTATAGCTCATGAAATACGAAGTCCTTTATCCGCTCTAAATATGTTCATATCTGCATTAAAAAAAATTTTAATAGATTTTGAAAATATTAAAGCTGCCGATATTAAAAAAATGGAAAAAGTTATCAATAATATTCAAGCAGCCTCAAACAAAATAGAAATAATTATTAAAAAAATTATGGATTTTACACGACCATCGGCTCCAAAATTTAAGTTATCATGCATAAACAATTCTATTGATAAAGCTGTTGATTTATGTGAAGCTTTTATAAAAAAGTCGGGTATAAAAATCGAAACATCATTATATAGTAATTTGCCTTCTTCTTATATTGATTCAAATATGATGGAACAAGTTTTTGTCAATTTAATAAATAACGCTGCTCAAGCTATGATTAATCAGAATGAAAATCAAAATCAAAATCAAAAACGTATAGAAATAAAAACTTTACACGACAACGATAATATAATAATTTCCATTTCTGACTCTGGCTCTGGAATTCCTTTATCAATACAAGAAAAAATTTTTGACCCATTTTTTACGACAAAAAATGATGGAACAGGTATCGGATTAAGCATAGTTTATCGCATTATAACAGACCATCAAGGAAAAATTGAAATAAATAAGAATAAAAATGATGGGGCTGAGTTCATTATATATTTACCTATTTTCAAATAA